From a region of the Panicum virgatum strain AP13 chromosome 2K, P.virgatum_v5, whole genome shotgun sequence genome:
- the LOC120691850 gene encoding zinc finger MYM-type protein 1-like, with protein sequence MVLANLALLIFHLFGLEIKNRRFNPEWFDEFGNWLEYSESTHRAYCFVCFLFRDPTKKEAGYKSFVLDGWNSWHSKERLKEHVGGVSSLHNIAKKKCEDLLHKAQHIDVALHKQLETSKNAYFVRLNGAIDTARLLLKQGLPFRGHDESNISYNRGNYREVYDCLAKHDAALAKALTVDAADNSLLVSPDIQKDIIKCFADEILHSILEDIGQDVFCLLVDESRDVSYKEQMAVVLRYVDKSGVVKESFVGIVHVKDTTAANLKSYIDSLFAKLKLSLKQVRGQGYDGASNMRGAFNGLQSLIMRENSSAYYVHCFAHQLQLVVVAVARKHTGIAEFFNKISTLLNVVGGSAKRRDMIRDINLNEVSKAMGCGLLNTGTGLNQEQCLQRPGDTRWSSHYKSLRSLVNLFQTIIKVLEYVEKEDKDGPQQP encoded by the coding sequence ATGGTCCTTGCCAACCTCGCACTCTTAATTTTCCATCTATTCGGATTGGAGATAAAAAATAGAAGGTTTAATCCTGAATGGTTTGATGAATTTGGAAATTGGCTTGAGTATAGCGAGTCCACCCATAGAGCatattgttttgtttgtttcttgTTTAGAGACCCCACTAAGAAAGAGGCTGGGTACAAGTCGTTCGTTTTAGATGGTTGGAATTCTTGGCATAGTAAAGAAAGATTAAAGGAACATGTTGGTGGTGTTAGCAGCCTTCACAATATTGCTAAGAAGAAATGTGAAGATCTGTTACACAAAGCACAACACATTGATGTTGCTCTTCATAAGCAGTTGGAGACTTCTAAAAATGCATATTTTGTTCGACTTAATGGTGCAATTGATACTGCCAGATTGCTGCTCAAGCAAGGATTGCCTTTCCGAGGACATGATGAGTCAAATATATCTTATAATAGAGGGAATTACAGGGAAGTTTATGATTGCTTAGCCAAGCATGATGCGGCTTTAGCCAAGGCATTGACAGTTGATGCTGCAGATAATAGCCTTTTGGTATCTCCTGACATACAAAAAGACATCATCAAGTGTTTTGCAGATGAGATTTTGCATTCTATCCTTGAAGATATTGGGCAAGATGTATTCTGCTTGCTAGTTGATGAATCTAGAGATGTCTCTTACAAGGAGCAAATGGCAGTCGTGCTGAGATATGTTGATAAATCTGGTGTTGTGAAGGAGAGCTTTGTTGGGATTGTTCATGTCAAAGATACAACGGCTGCCAACCTCAAGTCATATATCGATTCTTTGTTTGCTAAACTAAAGTTGAGCTTGAAACAAGTAAGAGGTCAAGGATATGATGGTGCTAGCAATATGCGAGGTGCGTTCAATGGCTTACAATCATTGATCATGAGAGAAAACAGTAGTGCGTATTATGTCCATTGCTTTGCTCATCAACTTCAACTAGTGGTTGTAGCTGTTGCTAGAAAGCATACAGGCATTGCTGAATTTTTTAATAAGATTTCTACCTTGTTGAATGTGGTGGGTGGATCTGCAAAGAGAAGGGACATGATTCGAGATATCAATCTCAATGAAGTTAGTAAGGCCATGGGATGTGGGTTACTTAATACCGGAACAGGATTGAATCAGGAACAATGTCTTCAAAGACCCGGAGATACTCGTTGGAGTTCTCACTATAAATCTCTCAGAAGTTTAGTTAACTTGTTTCAAACAATTATCAAAGTACTAGAATATGTGGAAAAGGAAGATAAGGATGGACCGCAACAACCGTAG
- the LOC120691858 gene encoding translation initiation factor IF-2-like: MMIGSGSSGAAPAPAAGGERRRHQPNVSVACGGLPRPFRPVPGATGPRPGTPRPGCPAGGGAAPSGRAEYNWWGAGARQAAAAAPRRQRSCRSARPAARVPPTGKGNRELVRRALAPPAARGRGRGRGGGGGPVLMRRWSFRPTPSRLRNASSLSSPSPASPRPRPS; this comes from the coding sequence ATGATGATTGGCTCCGGGTCTtctggcgcggcgccggcgccggcggccggaggagagCGTCGGCGCCACCAGCCGAACGTCAGCGTGGCGTGCGGTGGGCTGCCGCGGCCCTTCAGGCCGGTGCCGGGCGCGACAGGCCCTCGGCCCGGGACGCCGAGGCCGGGGTgtcccgcgggcggcggcgcggcgccgtcggGGCGAGCGGAGTACAACTGGTggggcgccggcgcgcggcaggcggccgccgcggcgccaagGCGGCAGAGGAGCTGCAGGAGCGCCAGGCCCGCGGCGCGCGTGCCGCCCACGGGGAAGGGGAACCGGGAGCTGGTGCGGCGGGCGCTcgcaccgcccgccgcgcgcgggcgcgggcgcggccgcggaggcggcggcgggccggtgCTGATGAGGAGGTGGAGTTTCCGGCCGACGCCCAGCCGGCTGCGCAACGCGTCGTCGCTCTCCTCGCCGtcccccgcctcgccgcggccgcggccgtcgTGA